In the genome of Aspergillus luchuensis IFO 4308 DNA, chromosome 2, nearly complete sequence, one region contains:
- the sec11 gene encoding signal peptidase complex catalytic subunit SEC11 (COG:U;~EggNog:ENOG410PJU3;~InterPro:IPR027245,IPR036286,IPR015927,IPR001733, IPR019756;~MEROPS:MER0000600;~PFAM:PF00717;~TransMembrane:3 (o12-29i129-145o151-167i);~go_component: GO:0016020 - membrane [Evidence IEA];~go_component: GO:0016021 - integral component of membrane [Evidence IEA];~go_function: GO:0004252 - serine-type endopeptidase activity [Evidence IEA];~go_function: GO:0008233 - peptidase activity [Evidence IEA];~go_process: GO:0006465 - signal peptide processing [Evidence IEA]): MLSGIQNVRQTAIQLLNFGLVLSTAFMMWKGLSVLTNSPSPIVVVLSGSMEPAFQRGDLLFLRNTQPTLNVGEIVVYQVKDKDIPIVHRVVRQFGEGSEAKLLTKGDNNIADDTELYARGQDYLDRDDVVGSVFGYIPFVGYVTILLSEHPWLKTVMLGVMGLLVLLQRE; encoded by the exons ATGCTATCCGGAATCCAAAATGTACGGCAAACAGCCATCCAGCTGCTCAACTTCGGGCTGGTCCTGAGCACTGCATTTATG ATGTGGAAAGGTCTCTCTGTCCTTACAAACTCCCCAAGCCCCATAGTAGTCGTCCTCAGTGGCTCCATGGAGCCCGCTTTTCAGCGCGGagatctcctcttcctccggaaTACGCAACCGACGCTGAACGTTGGAGAGATTGTGGTGTATCAGGTCAAGGATAAGGATATTCCGATTGTGCATCGGGTGGTGAGGCAgtttggggaggg ATCTGAAGCCAAACTCCTCACGAAAGGCGACAACAATATCGCGGATGATACGGAACTCTATGCGCGCGGACAGGATTACCTCGATCGGGACGATGTCGTGGGAAGCGTGTTTGGGTATATTCCGTTTGTGGGGTATGTGACGATTCTTCTGTCGGAGCATCCGTGGTTGAAGACGGTGATGTTGGGGGTtatggggttgttggtgctTTTGCAAAGGGAGTAA